From one Leifsonia sp. Root1293 genomic stretch:
- a CDS encoding MarR family winged helix-turn-helix transcriptional regulator, giving the protein MDETGVEDAAAVEVDSLRRITRAHQRLHSATEQVSSAFAALQGLHQIDLEALLAVMNAERAGSPLTPGQLGAAVRLSSAATTGLVDRLERAGHLERRRDDQDRRRVHLYYADASMKVAQQFFGPLGKISSELLARYTPEQRELIMGYLEAAADGMAAHARALEEPGDN; this is encoded by the coding sequence GTGGATGAAACAGGCGTGGAGGATGCAGCGGCAGTCGAGGTGGACAGCCTCAGACGGATCACCCGCGCCCATCAGCGACTCCATTCCGCGACCGAACAGGTCTCCAGCGCCTTCGCTGCCCTGCAGGGACTGCACCAGATCGACCTGGAGGCGCTCCTCGCCGTGATGAACGCGGAGCGGGCGGGATCGCCACTCACGCCGGGCCAGCTCGGCGCCGCCGTGCGGCTGAGTTCCGCAGCGACCACCGGTCTGGTCGACCGGCTGGAACGGGCCGGCCACCTCGAACGGCGCCGGGACGACCAGGACCGCCGCCGTGTTCACCTGTACTACGCGGATGCGAGCATGAAGGTGGCGCAGCAGTTCTTCGGCCCGCTCGGGAAGATCTCGTCCGAACTGCTCGCGCGCTACACGCCTGAGCAGCGCGAGCTCATCATGGGATACCTCGAGGCTGCCGCCGACGGGATGGCCGCCCACGCGCGCGCTCTGGAAGAGCCCGGCGACAACTGA
- a CDS encoding A1S_2505 family phage non-structural protein, with amino-acid sequence MITSLGPNEIFVFGSNASGAHGGGAARFAADHFGAVWGQAEGLQGRSYGIDTMSGLPTIETQVAAFLEFAAQHPELRFLVTEVGCGIAGYTPEQIAPYFSDATQNVVLPEAFVSVLDRRA; translated from the coding sequence ATGATCACCAGCCTCGGTCCCAACGAGATCTTCGTGTTCGGCTCCAACGCCAGCGGCGCGCACGGAGGGGGCGCGGCCAGGTTCGCCGCCGACCACTTCGGCGCCGTCTGGGGCCAGGCCGAAGGGCTGCAGGGCCGCAGCTACGGCATCGACACCATGAGTGGACTGCCCACCATCGAGACGCAGGTTGCCGCCTTCCTCGAGTTCGCCGCGCAGCATCCGGAACTCCGCTTCCTCGTCACGGAGGTCGGATGCGGCATCGCCGGCTACACCCCGGAGCAGATCGCCCCGTACTTCAGCGATGCGACTCAGAACGTCGTTCTTCCCGAAGCCTTCGTCAGCGTGCTCGATCGGCGGGCGTGA
- a CDS encoding alternate-type signal peptide domain-containing protein, with the protein MNKIIKGSIAGAAGIALLLGGAGTFALWNDSTGVNAGTITAGTLTTATSGAWTDTTTATATSIANPQAVVFAPGTKVTYTGTVTVTATGTHLAGNVSFNSTSITAKTPVTPANTALAAALVPTLVVKKAGTTVTGTTAFAEGTTTLDVVLTITLPAGTGVDNTAKLGAADLSAITFTALQVAP; encoded by the coding sequence ATGAACAAGATCATCAAGGGATCGATTGCAGGCGCAGCCGGCATCGCTCTTCTCCTCGGAGGCGCCGGCACGTTCGCGCTGTGGAACGACAGCACTGGCGTCAACGCGGGAACGATCACCGCCGGAACGCTCACCACGGCGACCTCGGGAGCCTGGACCGACACGACGACCGCCACGGCGACGAGCATCGCCAACCCGCAGGCCGTCGTCTTCGCTCCCGGCACCAAGGTCACCTACACGGGCACCGTGACCGTCACGGCGACGGGCACCCACCTGGCCGGCAACGTCTCGTTCAACTCGACGTCGATCACCGCCAAGACCCCGGTCACACCGGCCAACACCGCCCTCGCCGCTGCCCTCGTGCCGACCCTCGTCGTCAAGAAGGCCGGCACGACTGTCACCGGAACGACCGCGTTCGCCGAGGGCACGACCACCCTCGATGTGGTGCTCACCATCACACTGCCCGCAGGCACAGGCGTCGACAACACCGCGAAGCTCGGCGCAGCCGACCTGAGCGCGATCACCTTCACGGCGCTGCAGGTCGCACCGTAA
- a CDS encoding signal peptidase I, with amino-acid sequence MTITEPTSRQTTTADDAPDARRERGLLHYLGLGLSIGLLGLVVALAALLIIVPKVGGATPLTVLTQSMEPSLPPGTLVVVGPVEPSEIRVGDVVTYQIRSGEPDVITHRVIGMTSASDGSTSFTLKGDNNAVEDPPVVAEQIKGRLWYSVPFVGYVSSVVNGDTRSWIVPGLAIALFGYAAFMVVSGVLVSMRRRRETDADTGVDTGADAASD; translated from the coding sequence GTGACCATCACAGAACCGACATCCCGGCAGACGACCACCGCCGACGACGCGCCCGACGCGCGCCGCGAGCGCGGTCTGCTGCACTATCTCGGCCTGGGTCTGAGCATCGGGCTGCTCGGCCTGGTCGTCGCGCTCGCGGCCCTGCTCATCATCGTTCCCAAGGTGGGCGGGGCGACTCCGCTCACCGTGCTCACGCAGTCGATGGAGCCCTCGCTTCCGCCGGGCACGCTCGTGGTCGTCGGTCCGGTGGAGCCCTCCGAGATCCGGGTCGGCGACGTCGTGACGTACCAGATCCGCTCGGGAGAGCCCGACGTGATCACCCACAGGGTCATCGGCATGACCTCGGCGAGCGACGGCAGCACCTCCTTCACCCTGAAGGGCGACAACAACGCCGTCGAGGATCCGCCCGTCGTCGCCGAGCAGATCAAGGGCAGGCTCTGGTACAGCGTGCCGTTCGTCGGCTACGTGAGCAGCGTCGTCAACGGCGACACCCGCTCGTGGATCGTGCCCGGGCTCGCCATCGCGCTGTTCGGCTACGCCGCCTTCATGGTCGTGTCCGGGGTTCTGGTGTCGATGCGCCGCCGCCGCGAGACCGACGCCGACACCGGCGTCGACACCGGCGCCGACGCCGCGAGCGACTGA
- a CDS encoding FAD-dependent oxidoreductase: MTSLLTPPGTSSRISLWNARSPGIETDRHGLGVEAAARDVDEIVVGGGLTGLITALLLARAGRRVTVLDARSIGAVATGNSTAKLSVLQGAHLQQVAGRNTPGVTQAYVDANLAGQRWLLDFAAQHGVPVQRRAALSYAATSDGVATVEKEYETAVSAGLPATLLEDAGLPFVTHRAVRLADQAQFDPILVLAALASELRAAGGTIHEATTVLGVRAGQPVRVRTTRGEYRCERLVLATGTPILDRGLYFAKLSAERSYAASYRVPGGALPPDMYLSVDDPSRSIRTTPDAGPDAGSGELLLIGGNGHGVGRHPSPASLVDDLEQWTTTHWPGAERTHAWSAQDYATPHGVPFAGWLPRGRGRVFLATGYSKWGMTNAAQCAITLAGDLVGDLPDWAVRLRHRMTLPAAVATGIGMNAAVGKHYAVGWTKALTRRLPVEAPAEGTGVVGRVGLSPVAASTVDGATCRVSGVCPHLGAVLTWNDAEASWDCPAHGSRFSAAGRRLEGPATVGLARR; this comes from the coding sequence ATGACCTCCCTCCTGACCCCACCCGGGACCTCGTCCAGGATCTCCCTCTGGAATGCGCGATCACCGGGGATCGAGACGGACCGCCACGGACTCGGAGTCGAGGCGGCGGCCCGCGATGTCGACGAGATCGTCGTGGGAGGCGGCCTCACAGGACTCATCACGGCGCTGCTCCTGGCACGTGCCGGCCGCCGCGTGACCGTGCTCGACGCCCGGAGCATCGGCGCGGTGGCGACGGGCAACAGCACGGCCAAGTTGAGTGTGCTCCAGGGCGCCCACCTCCAGCAGGTGGCGGGCCGGAACACGCCGGGCGTGACGCAGGCCTACGTCGACGCGAACCTGGCCGGCCAGCGCTGGCTGCTCGACTTCGCCGCCCAGCACGGCGTGCCCGTGCAGCGGCGGGCGGCACTCAGCTACGCCGCCACGTCCGACGGCGTCGCCACTGTGGAGAAGGAGTACGAGACCGCCGTCTCCGCCGGGCTGCCTGCGACCCTGCTCGAGGATGCCGGGCTGCCGTTCGTGACGCACCGGGCCGTCCGGCTGGCGGATCAGGCGCAGTTCGATCCCATCCTGGTTCTCGCGGCGCTCGCCTCCGAGTTGCGGGCGGCCGGAGGAACCATCCATGAGGCGACGACGGTTCTGGGTGTCCGCGCCGGGCAGCCCGTTCGGGTGCGCACCACCCGGGGCGAGTACCGCTGCGAGCGCCTGGTGCTGGCCACCGGAACGCCCATCCTCGACCGCGGCCTGTACTTCGCGAAGCTCTCCGCCGAGCGGTCGTACGCCGCGAGCTACAGGGTTCCCGGCGGCGCGCTTCCGCCCGACATGTACCTGAGCGTCGACGATCCCTCCCGATCGATCCGGACGACTCCGGATGCCGGGCCCGACGCGGGGTCCGGGGAGTTGCTGCTCATCGGCGGCAACGGGCACGGGGTGGGCCGGCATCCGTCGCCGGCATCGCTCGTCGACGACCTCGAACAGTGGACGACGACTCATTGGCCGGGAGCCGAGCGCACCCACGCCTGGAGCGCCCAGGACTATGCGACCCCGCACGGTGTTCCGTTCGCGGGGTGGTTGCCCCGCGGACGGGGACGGGTGTTCCTCGCGACGGGCTACAGCAAGTGGGGCATGACGAATGCCGCGCAGTGCGCCATCACCCTCGCGGGCGACCTGGTCGGCGACCTGCCCGACTGGGCGGTTCGGTTGCGGCACCGGATGACGCTTCCGGCGGCCGTCGCCACGGGCATCGGCATGAACGCCGCCGTGGGCAAGCACTACGCGGTCGGCTGGACGAAGGCACTGACCCGACGTCTCCCGGTCGAGGCTCCTGCCGAAGGCACTGGGGTCGTGGGCAGGGTCGGCCTCTCGCCGGTGGCCGCCTCCACCGTCGACGGCGCGACCTGCCGCGTGTCGGGAGTGTGCCCGCACCTCGGTGCCGTGCTGACCTGGAATGACGCCGAGGCGAGCTGGGACTGCCCGGCGCACGGCTCACGGTTCTCTGCGGCCGGCCGACGCCTCGAGGGCCCGGCCACGGTGGGGCTCGCCCGACGCTGA
- a CDS encoding cation:proton antiporter: protein MDVLVIGVLGVLAIVLAAQASGRLGVAAPLLLVVLGIGVSLLPFVGDIEIEPEWILAGVLPPLLYSAAVSMPTMEFRRDFRAIAGLSVILVVLSSVLLGLLFAWLIPGLGLAAAIALGAIVSPTDAVATSIVKKLGVSPRIVAVLEGESLLNDATALVLLRSAIAATAATVSFWGVLGDFAYAVAVAVAIGVVVGWLNLRLRHRVKDAAVNTAISFTIPFIASVPAEVLGASGLVAAVAAGLVTGIGAPRWLTPAHRFSDAQNWRTIELLLEGAVFLVMGLELWTLLDDVGTDGGGLWTALWIGAVALVATVLVRAAYVVPLLQGLARSARRKAARTEQFGAIQDRIDRMEAGTPALGDGQTGGDPRRSRGMPPGDPTRMEDRPIPKLRPGDADRFRDRVVRYVADVDYMQAEPLGVKQGAVVVWAGMRGVVTLAAAQTLPQDTESRSLLVLIAFVVAALSLLIQGGTLGWLARRLGLTGIGVNIEERERLSAELNAVALAVLSDKGIDPRELMRRASDEGASDVPDPKPDFDRVRAIRVEMLEAQRVRLLDLQKAGTYSSSALSWALQSLDADQISMELHAPDAGE from the coding sequence ATGGACGTGCTGGTCATCGGAGTGCTCGGAGTGCTCGCCATCGTACTCGCCGCCCAGGCGTCGGGCAGGCTCGGGGTCGCAGCCCCGCTCCTCCTGGTCGTGCTCGGCATCGGGGTGAGCCTGCTGCCGTTCGTCGGCGACATCGAGATCGAACCGGAGTGGATCCTCGCCGGCGTGCTCCCGCCCCTGCTCTACTCGGCGGCGGTGTCGATGCCGACGATGGAGTTCCGCCGCGACTTCCGAGCGATAGCCGGACTTTCGGTCATCCTCGTGGTGCTCAGCTCGGTGCTCCTCGGCCTCCTGTTCGCCTGGCTCATCCCCGGGCTCGGGCTGGCTGCCGCGATCGCCCTCGGTGCCATCGTCAGCCCGACGGATGCCGTCGCCACCTCGATCGTCAAGAAGCTGGGGGTCTCGCCGCGCATCGTCGCCGTGCTCGAGGGCGAGAGCCTGCTGAACGACGCGACGGCCCTGGTGCTGCTGCGCTCAGCCATCGCGGCGACGGCCGCCACGGTCTCGTTCTGGGGCGTGCTCGGCGACTTCGCCTACGCCGTGGCCGTGGCCGTCGCGATCGGCGTCGTCGTCGGCTGGCTCAACCTGCGGCTGCGACACCGCGTGAAGGACGCCGCCGTCAACACCGCCATCTCGTTCACGATCCCGTTCATCGCCTCGGTTCCGGCCGAGGTGCTGGGCGCGTCCGGCCTCGTGGCGGCTGTGGCGGCCGGGCTCGTCACCGGAATCGGCGCGCCGCGCTGGCTCACCCCGGCCCATCGATTCTCCGATGCGCAGAACTGGCGCACCATCGAACTGCTGCTCGAGGGGGCGGTGTTCCTGGTGATGGGGCTGGAGCTCTGGACCCTGCTCGATGACGTGGGGACGGATGGCGGCGGGCTGTGGACCGCGCTGTGGATCGGCGCGGTGGCGCTCGTCGCCACGGTCCTGGTGCGGGCCGCCTACGTGGTTCCGCTGCTGCAGGGGCTGGCACGATCGGCGAGACGCAAGGCTGCGCGCACCGAGCAGTTCGGCGCGATCCAGGACCGCATCGATCGGATGGAGGCTGGAACACCGGCGCTCGGCGACGGGCAGACCGGCGGCGATCCCCGGCGCAGTCGTGGCATGCCGCCGGGGGATCCGACCCGTATGGAGGATCGCCCGATCCCGAAGCTGCGACCGGGAGACGCCGACAGGTTCCGCGACCGCGTGGTGCGTTACGTCGCCGACGTCGACTACATGCAGGCCGAGCCTCTCGGCGTGAAGCAGGGTGCTGTCGTGGTCTGGGCGGGCATGCGCGGCGTGGTCACCCTCGCGGCGGCGCAGACCCTGCCCCAGGACACGGAATCGCGCTCGCTGCTCGTTCTCATCGCCTTCGTCGTGGCGGCGCTGTCCCTGCTCATCCAGGGCGGAACCCTCGGCTGGCTGGCCCGCCGTCTCGGGCTCACCGGCATCGGCGTGAACATCGAGGAGCGCGAGCGGCTGTCCGCGGAGTTGAACGCCGTGGCGCTGGCAGTGCTCAGCGACAAGGGCATCGATCCGCGCGAGCTGATGCGCCGGGCCTCGGATGAAGGCGCATCCGATGTGCCTGATCCGAAGCCCGACTTCGATCGTGTGCGGGCCATCCGCGTGGAGATGCTCGAGGCCCAGCGGGTGCGCCTGCTCGATCTGCAGAAGGCTGGCACCTACTCGTCCAGCGCCCTCAGCTGGGCATTGCAGTCACTCGACGCCGATCAGATCAGCATGGAGCTGCACGCGCCCGACGCGGGGGAGTGA
- a CDS encoding MFS transporter, translating to MSALNPPVDRRRWLGLVVISLAVALIIVDSTIVNVAIPSIIDDLDISSTQVQWVQESYTLVFAALLLVFGTLADQWGRRRMLIIGISIFALASILAALAPTGEFLIFARVIQGIGGAMILPTTLSLINATFRGRERGIAFAVWGSTIGGMAAVGPLLGGWLTTEYSWRWAFGINVPLGILIVAGALFAVVESKAAHPSRVDVVGAVLSVITSASLVFGLIEGRSYGWWLAADDLTIGDWTWPFVISPIPIAFAITLVAGAAFIWWGLRRQRRGQSTMIAFSLFRLASFRNGNVAALIVSLGEFGIILSLPLWMQNVLGYDALQAGYVLLALAIGSFGASGAAGAFGHRFAPVWIVRAGILFEIIGLVLVAIVISSDTPWWQIVIGLFVYGFGVGLATAQLTGVVLADVPVEQSGQASGTQSTARQFGSALGIAVLGTVLFTSLGNSLDSSLESTIPDAAARDQVVDLVVDSSGSAIPALEEKSPEAAAAARDAFSDATRYSAFTAAGFLTLGLLTTISLGSGRPREDEASPSPEPDSAAAPAL from the coding sequence ATGAGCGCGCTGAATCCCCCGGTCGATCGTCGCCGCTGGCTCGGGCTCGTCGTCATCAGCCTCGCCGTCGCCCTGATCATCGTCGACTCCACGATCGTCAACGTGGCGATCCCCTCGATCATCGACGATCTCGACATCAGCTCCACGCAGGTGCAGTGGGTGCAGGAGAGCTACACCCTCGTGTTCGCCGCGCTGCTGCTGGTCTTTGGCACCCTCGCCGACCAGTGGGGACGACGACGGATGCTGATCATCGGCATCTCGATCTTCGCTCTCGCGAGCATCCTGGCGGCCCTCGCCCCGACGGGCGAGTTCCTGATCTTCGCGCGCGTCATCCAGGGCATCGGCGGCGCCATGATTCTGCCGACGACCCTCTCGCTCATCAACGCCACCTTCCGCGGCCGGGAACGCGGGATCGCGTTCGCGGTCTGGGGATCCACGATCGGCGGCATGGCGGCCGTCGGACCGTTGCTCGGCGGATGGCTCACCACCGAGTATTCCTGGCGCTGGGCCTTCGGCATCAACGTGCCCCTCGGCATCCTCATCGTCGCCGGCGCGCTCTTCGCCGTGGTCGAGTCGAAGGCGGCCCATCCGTCCCGCGTCGACGTCGTCGGCGCCGTGCTCTCGGTGATCACCTCGGCCAGCCTCGTCTTCGGTCTGATCGAGGGTCGCAGCTACGGCTGGTGGCTCGCCGCAGACGACCTGACCATCGGCGACTGGACCTGGCCGTTCGTCATCTCGCCCATTCCCATCGCCTTCGCCATCACCCTCGTCGCCGGTGCCGCGTTCATCTGGTGGGGCCTGCGCCGGCAGAGGCGCGGCCAGAGCACGATGATCGCGTTCTCCCTGTTCCGGCTGGCGTCGTTCCGCAACGGCAACGTCGCAGCGCTCATCGTCTCGCTCGGTGAGTTCGGCATCATCCTGTCGCTGCCGCTCTGGATGCAGAACGTCCTCGGCTACGACGCCCTGCAGGCCGGGTACGTGCTCCTCGCCCTGGCGATCGGCTCCTTCGGGGCCAGTGGCGCCGCCGGCGCCTTCGGTCACCGCTTCGCCCCTGTGTGGATCGTGCGCGCCGGAATCCTGTTCGAGATCATCGGCCTGGTGCTGGTGGCAATCGTGATCTCGAGCGACACCCCCTGGTGGCAGATCGTGATCGGGCTCTTCGTCTACGGATTCGGCGTCGGCCTCGCCACTGCGCAGCTGACCGGCGTCGTACTCGCCGACGTGCCCGTCGAACAGAGCGGGCAGGCATCCGGTACCCAGAGCACCGCCCGCCAGTTCGGATCGGCGCTCGGCATCGCGGTGCTCGGCACCGTGCTGTTCACGTCGCTCGGAAACAGTCTCGACTCCTCGCTCGAATCGACGATCCCGGATGCCGCCGCCCGCGATCAGGTCGTCGACCTCGTGGTCGACAGCTCGGGCTCGGCGATCCCTGCCCTCGAGGAGAAGTCACCGGAGGCGGCAGCCGCGGCGCGCGACGCCTTCAGTGATGCGACCCGCTACTCGGCATTCACGGCGGCCGGCTTCCTCACCCTGGGCCTCCTGACAACGATCTCGCTCGGCTCCGGGCGCCCTCGCGAAGACGAAGCGTCCCCCTCGCCCGAGCCGGACTCCGCAGCTGCTCCGGCACTCTGA
- a CDS encoding SipW-dependent-type signal peptide-containing protein: MRNQRQLSPAAVPVRRERGSSSLHGRMSILIGAILAVCAVTVATSGGTFALWNSQAAVSPATVTAGSLSLTISNQSLGGLATKLLPGTSVLGSYEVGYTGGSSANLVAAVAVNTSTPTGMASAVTLTITPSTTTCTAGMTGGVSGKLNAFGPTAAVVLPATTTEAKTRYCMELKLDAAAGNELQNGTSTFTVTYTATQRIP; this comes from the coding sequence ATGCGCAATCAGAGACAGCTGTCACCGGCAGCCGTTCCGGTGCGCCGTGAGCGCGGCTCCTCCTCCCTTCACGGCCGCATGTCGATTCTCATCGGTGCGATCCTGGCCGTCTGCGCCGTGACCGTCGCCACCTCCGGCGGCACCTTCGCTCTCTGGAACAGCCAGGCGGCGGTATCGCCTGCGACCGTCACGGCCGGATCCCTCAGCCTGACGATCAGCAACCAGAGTCTCGGCGGCCTGGCGACGAAGCTCCTGCCCGGCACGTCGGTGCTCGGCTCGTACGAAGTCGGCTACACCGGTGGCTCCAGCGCCAATCTGGTCGCTGCGGTCGCCGTGAACACCTCGACCCCGACCGGCATGGCGAGCGCGGTCACGCTCACCATCACACCGTCGACGACGACCTGCACCGCGGGAATGACCGGCGGCGTGAGCGGCAAGCTCAACGCGTTCGGTCCGACGGCAGCAGTCGTGCTCCCCGCCACGACCACCGAGGCGAAGACCCGCTACTGCATGGAGCTCAAGCTCGACGCGGCAGCCGGCAACGAACTCCAGAACGGCACCTCGACCTTCACTGTGACCTACACGGCAACCCAGAGGATCCCATGA
- a CDS encoding LLM class flavin-dependent oxidoreductase — protein sequence MPIEFLGIAGLNDGGETRARSGASFDKDYTLRFARAHEDNGWDRILFAYHSGSPDPATAAAYIASRLDHLQILLAHRPNVSYPTYAAKVFATLDQISDGRLSVHFITGGSTADQAAEGDFLTKDERYARTGEYIRIVKQALTSRTPFSHDGEHYRFENFVSDIFPVQQPRVPISFGGSSEAAYAVGAAEADVFALWGEPLRDTAAQIETIRAAARAAGRSTPPRIQVAFRPIIAATDALAWEKAERILGQIEQRAAGHGVNAPAFFSAPAENAGTQRLLEIADRGDRHDRALWTKPARLTGGRGNSNALVGSPETVTAALLDYIDLGVDIISARGYDFIDDTIDFGRYVIPLVRAEVASRDAAAASSVASPSADAAPDEVRHDAA from the coding sequence ATGCCCATCGAATTCCTCGGAATCGCCGGTCTGAATGACGGCGGCGAGACCCGCGCCAGGAGCGGCGCCAGTTTCGACAAGGACTACACGCTCAGGTTCGCCCGAGCCCACGAGGACAACGGCTGGGACCGCATCCTGTTCGCGTACCACTCGGGCTCGCCCGACCCCGCGACGGCTGCAGCGTACATCGCGAGCCGGCTCGACCACCTCCAGATCCTGTTGGCGCACCGCCCCAACGTGTCGTATCCGACCTACGCGGCGAAGGTGTTCGCCACCCTCGACCAGATCAGCGACGGCCGCCTCAGCGTGCACTTCATCACGGGCGGCAGCACGGCGGACCAGGCTGCGGAGGGCGACTTCCTGACCAAGGACGAGCGCTACGCCAGAACCGGCGAGTACATCAGGATCGTCAAGCAGGCGCTCACCAGTCGCACGCCGTTCAGCCACGATGGCGAGCACTACAGGTTCGAGAACTTCGTGAGCGACATCTTCCCGGTCCAGCAGCCGCGAGTGCCCATCTCGTTCGGTGGTTCGTCGGAGGCGGCCTATGCCGTCGGCGCAGCCGAGGCCGACGTCTTCGCCCTCTGGGGCGAGCCGCTGCGCGACACGGCGGCGCAGATCGAGACCATCCGCGCCGCCGCGCGAGCCGCCGGTCGCAGCACTCCGCCCCGCATCCAGGTCGCGTTCCGACCGATCATCGCCGCGACGGATGCCCTGGCCTGGGAGAAGGCGGAGCGCATCCTCGGGCAGATCGAGCAACGCGCTGCCGGGCATGGCGTCAACGCGCCGGCCTTCTTCTCGGCGCCCGCGGAGAACGCGGGGACGCAGCGGCTGCTCGAGATCGCCGACCGCGGTGATCGCCACGATCGAGCTCTGTGGACGAAGCCCGCTCGTCTCACCGGGGGCCGCGGCAACTCCAACGCCCTGGTCGGCAGTCCCGAGACCGTGACGGCCGCCCTGCTCGACTACATCGACCTGGGCGTCGACATCATCTCGGCGCGGGGATACGACTTCATCGATGACACCATCGACTTCGGGCGCTACGTCATCCCGCTGGTGCGAGCCGAGGTCGCGTCGCGCGATGCCGCCGCCGCATCCTCCGTCGCATCCCCGAGTGCCGACGCCGCCCCCGACGAGGTGCGACATGACGCCGCCTGA
- a CDS encoding MarR family winged helix-turn-helix transcriptional regulator yields MSNKATAVVAWESLFRAQVAVMRTLTHEFPAHDISFNEYDVMFNISRQPDRSLRLRDLNKHVLLTQPSVSRLVDRLVSRGFLDKITDPSDGRGAIVTLTDAGYDSYRRVAVEHAESIRQRVGTKLSTAELTELTRLCDKLRNAES; encoded by the coding sequence ATGTCGAACAAAGCAACGGCCGTCGTAGCGTGGGAGTCGCTGTTCCGCGCCCAGGTCGCTGTGATGCGCACCCTCACCCACGAGTTCCCGGCCCACGACATCTCGTTCAACGAGTACGACGTGATGTTCAACATCTCGCGTCAACCCGATCGAAGCCTGCGACTGCGCGACCTCAACAAGCACGTGCTGCTCACGCAGCCCAGCGTGAGCCGCCTCGTCGACAGGCTCGTGTCGCGGGGCTTCCTCGACAAGATCACCGACCCGTCCGACGGCAGGGGTGCCATCGTCACGCTGACCGATGCCGGCTACGACTCCTACCGCCGGGTCGCGGTCGAGCATGCCGAGTCGATCCGTCAGCGCGTCGGCACGAAGCTCAGCACCGCGGAACTGACCGAATTGACGCGGCTCTGCGACAAGCTGCGCAACGCGGAGAGCTGA
- a CDS encoding amino acid ABC transporter permease, with amino-acid sequence MTPPETGAPVQNRVPVTTDAAALPAALLVVDRQPAPPEGQDRAARAQLEVVHPKHWARWILSAVAVFFVAQFLWSLVTNGQYRWDVFAEFFFSDAVVKGLGLTLWLTVIAGAVGFALGGLLAVARLSKSPLLNSLAWSFIWFFRSVPLVVQLVVWYNLGYLYPQLGLGWPFSTDFWLASFDTVTLISSFAAAVLGLSLHQAAYSAEIIRAGILSVDQGQLEAAAALGLPRRVRFFRIILPQAARAIVPNAFNEVIGLVKGTSVVFVVALPELFYTVQVVYNRNQLVIPLLLVAVVWYAIITTVLSIAQFYIERRFSRGALRVLPPTPIQRATGWVRTQWARLDDQPAASVTGEAVIDTQTGAVR; translated from the coding sequence ATGACGCCGCCTGAGACCGGCGCTCCGGTGCAGAACCGGGTCCCGGTGACGACGGATGCCGCAGCCCTGCCCGCTGCTCTCCTCGTTGTGGACCGTCAGCCGGCGCCACCCGAGGGTCAGGACCGAGCTGCCCGCGCCCAGCTCGAGGTGGTGCATCCGAAGCACTGGGCGCGCTGGATCCTGAGCGCTGTCGCCGTGTTCTTCGTGGCCCAGTTCCTCTGGTCGCTCGTGACCAACGGCCAGTACCGCTGGGACGTCTTCGCCGAGTTCTTCTTCAGCGACGCCGTCGTCAAGGGCCTCGGCCTGACGCTCTGGCTCACCGTGATCGCCGGGGCTGTCGGATTCGCCCTCGGCGGCCTGCTCGCCGTTGCCAGGCTCTCGAAGTCGCCGTTGCTCAATTCGCTGGCGTGGAGCTTCATCTGGTTCTTCCGGTCGGTGCCCCTCGTCGTGCAGTTGGTGGTCTGGTACAACCTCGGCTACCTGTATCCGCAGTTGGGTCTGGGCTGGCCGTTCTCCACGGACTTCTGGTTGGCGTCGTTCGACACCGTCACGCTCATCTCGTCGTTCGCAGCCGCCGTGCTCGGCCTGTCACTGCACCAGGCCGCCTATTCGGCGGAGATCATCAGGGCCGGCATCCTGTCGGTCGATCAGGGGCAGCTCGAGGCGGCGGCAGCACTCGGCCTGCCGCGGCGGGTGCGGTTCTTCCGCATCATCCTGCCGCAGGCCGCCCGGGCCATCGTGCCCAACGCCTTCAACGAGGTGATCGGCCTCGTGAAGGGCACCTCCGTGGTCTTCGTCGTCGCCCTGCCCGAGCTGTTCTACACGGTGCAGGTGGTCTACAACCGCAACCAACTGGTCATCCCGCTGCTGCTCGTCGCCGTGGTCTGGTACGCCATCATCACGACGGTCCTCTCGATCGCCCAGTTCTACATCGAGCGCCGCTTCTCCCGGGGAGCGCTGCGCGTGCTGCCGCCGACCCCGATCCAGCGGGCGACCGGCTGGGTGCGCACGCAGTGGGCGCGGCTCGACGACCAGCCGGCGGCATCCGTCACCGGCGAAGCCGTGATCGACACCCAGACAGGAGCCGTCCGATGA